The genomic window AACGGAGcagggtttcttttctttgtatttatactttaaatagccaaataatgaatataattacataaaaatataaactatagatCAAAAACATacctaaaacataaaattaaacattaccaaattatattgtttttataaatattatcctAGAagttaatgcttttaaaatgtaaaatgtcttctaaatcattttgaaaaacagtaaCACCCAGTGGAAATTTGAACAAAGTGAAAGAAACATTACAGAAAAAGTCAAAACCATTGGTCATTAAAATGCTTCCACTTTCAGATCtctcttgctgtttttattttttttctctcctgtcccTAATTTTCAGGTTAACACAGAAAATCAACCTAACACTTGGATAAAATCAATATTAGGATATTTTCTTCAgtctaatattcaaaatatatttttacagagGAAATGTTTCTTTATACTTGCTCCTCATAACAATGGTCATTAAATTATtatgaaaacacacatacacacacacacacacacacacacacagaggcatacCTAGGAGATACTGTTCCTGCTCCTGCCCCTCATAAGAACAGTCATCAAATTatcaagaacacacacacacacacacacacacacacacagagatatacCTTGCAGATAATGCAACTTGGGTTCCAGACAATTAGCATGAAAGCAATTATTCAAATAAAGCtagtaagaaaattttttttggtttgccaGCAAAGATAGAAGTTTTGCTTATACTTAATTCTAGTCTATTCAGTGTTCACTAACATTATGTCTAAAGAAACACtgcatatattttaattgaaaaatattttatttctaaatattcctACCCATCACAAGATGCTTTAATGAATTGCATTTTTTCAGTAATAGTAAGTCAATGATCACTAATTACCAATCACAATAGtgacaaaacaatgaaaaaatttgaaacattGTAGGAGTTAACAAAAAGTGACAGAGATGTGAAGTGAATAATTGCTTCTGGAAAAAAGGGCTCAAATATACTTaatgcagagttgccacaaaggtttaatttagattaaaaaacacaaaatgtatgTGAAGTACAATAAAATTATGTATGCTGGAATGCACACTCATAGTgacacagaaagagacagagagaaacacagacataagagacagaaaaaaaattaattatgtacTGGTAAATATTCTAACCTATTTGTACATGACCTTGAGTTATTTAACTTTCTTAAGATTTCTGTGGAACAGTTATTATTAATGCCTCAATTTTTCAGATGTAATGATATATGAAGTTCCAAAAATACTTgacacagaaataataataattaaaaaaatacttaacagtAATGCAACtgggaaaaataatgaagaaggaaataaacaacCAACATGATATACATTTGTGGAAATCTCATTCTGTGCATAAACTGACAAGGTGTGTCCTTAATTATAAAAAACAGGTATTCAATTTGGAAATAAACTTGTTTCCATGGATACTGAAATAAAATGTGAGTTCCTCGTTAAACTTATACATGTCttacagcaaaataaatgtttgtgtctTAATATCCATTCCCTAGAcccatttaatacattttatatcaaataaaagcaaacaaatgggctaaaaattttgaaatatgctCAATCTTAAACATGTAAATTGACAATGCACAAAGATAAGTGAATTTAAAAACTCACAATTGCTAGGCATCTCTTGACTGTTCCCTGCCTCTCAGAACAGCAGCCAATCATTACACAATTCCACCAGCCTTCACTTTGGAATGCTGAGTCTCACTAGGAAAATATTCTCTTggaaaattttttggagttcacTACTTTTCTCAGTGCTTCTTTTACATCCTTGTTCCTCGGACTGTAGATCAGGGGGTTCAGCATGGGAATCACTACAGTGTAGAACACTGTGGTCACTTTGTCCATGGCCATACTCTTGTTGGCAGAATGGGGCCAGCAATAAATGAAAAGGATTGTTCCATGAAAGACAATGATGACTGTGAGGTGGGACGCACAGGTGGAAAAGGCCTTGGACCTTCCCGCTGAAGAGCACATCCTCATTATGATGATGAGAATGAATAAGAAGGAGGTGAGGATGATCACTCTGGAGATGATCTCAGTGAACAGGGCCACAATGTATAACACCAGCTGATTTGTAGTGACATCAGAGCAAGCAAGAGATAAGAGAGGGGGCAGATCACAAAAGAAGTTGTTGATCACATTTGATCTGTAAGATGGAATCTTAAGAGCTAAACACACATGAAGCAGATAACACACAGTCCCACAGAGGTAGCAATAAGACACCAGCTCCACACAGACATTTTGGGAAATAGTGGCCATGTACAACATTGGGTTAGAGATGGCCACAAAGCAATCATAGGCCATTGTGGCTAGTAAGATGACCTCAGTTACCACACATGCGCAAAACAAGTAAAATTGCACAACCCACCTCATGAAGGAAATGGATTTGTCTTCATTTATGATGTTAGCTAGTATCTGGGGAACAATGATTGTGGAGTAACAGAAATCCACATAGGACAAATGGCTAAGGAAATAGTACATGGGGGTATGGAGTTGAAGGTTGACCCAAATAAACCCTATCATGCCCAGGTTCCCCAAGACTGTGACTCTGTAGATGACAAAAAACACCAGGAAGAGGAAGACTCTCAATGCAGGGACATCTGAGAATCCAAGGAGAATGAACTCTGTTACAAGGTTGCAATTTTCCTTGCCCATGTCCCCACAGTATTGGGGCTGTTGAAAAATTCTATtagttatttttccttatatCATTCCAAATTCAGTTTTGACTCCATCCTGAAAAATACATGAGAATAAATAGAATAGTTACATTTCTTCAGCAAAGGAATAGGATATTGTTTTTGGGAGATTTCAGCAAAAGTTCAGACATTGTGGCACATGCACAGAACTCACATTTTAATTCACAAATTGCATGCAAGTCTTCACATCCATAAGAGCCTGTATGATTCCTTAAAGCAGTTCTATACAATTTAGAGCTTGTAAAAGAATTATTAGGAAGATATCCAGTACTATCTAGTTAACTATAATATATTATGACAAATTCGTTTTTATTGGCAGACCCTTTATTCAGTCCCAGAAATACTACAACCCCAggatataatttttctataaatagttCATAGTAACTGTTTCTCACTAAAATTATGTTAAACTtgcttattaatattattaatccACAAGTGttcattttatcaatttttgaTGGGAAAAGTAGTTTTTAGACTCTAGATTAGCACTTTATCAATAAAATTAGCATAGTGATTTTGTTAAATAGGCTATACAATGTTTGCAGTTGTTCAAGGAATAGGTCctcattttcaaactttttgaaaCAGACTTATAAAGATCTACTTTACAAATGAATTCAGTTTTAAATCTGTTTGAAGAACTAATCGAATATGTGAATATGAAGTTTACAGAAATGTTTGGTGCTGCATCTCATCATTATTGATGATAGCAAATAAAGTGTAAAACTGAAGGTAAATGGTCAGAGTTATGATTTAtacatataccatggaatattatgcagctttctgaataactttttaaagtacCAAGGATCTTTATTTTCAGAGCCTATAGTAAATTGGTGGCTGCAGATAATATTTCACTATTTCCCATTATCTTCCTTCTTTGCAAGTCTTCAGCCACAAGGTTACATCTCGTTTTCATAACAAgattgctgagaccagctcagcaggatggggctgaagaatgggtgctgtgaaacttaaggaaaaaagttaacataaaataagacacagagacatataattaagtaaaggtgggaacaggggactcaaggtctcagggaccaagaacactgcctcaagaaaccacactgcttttattgtgctatTTAGGATGACATCAAGtaaggaggggctatgggtggaggatatagggtttctttactattttataagttcctttattattttaaaagccacttagttGTTAAAAGGTTAAgattttactctgacctttaggcacataacaatcattagcatttgagttagctatgcATAGCATACCAGAGAATCCAcactgtgcttccacaaatgGCATACCTATTTTCTGCAACcaggcatgcctaggtttgcaccttggttcacTTTGCTAATGCATAGTCTGCTAATGTCCCCTCATAAACCATTTGGCCATaaggtttctctttctcttattccttagaggacatatcatgcttgtgcaaacagcatgccaatctgcacaggtacAGTATGCCTacaccaatgcattatgtcctcattcagctgaccctatgaatagcctttaggtctttgttcttaagcttaagtcatttaccagcactgtgactgtttttcaagaaggaagatgggataaagtaaagcaggaagatgggatttttcagcaaagaggctaagaaaatattgtagagacATGTCTTATGACACAAGGTAAACAAATCATACTGGAAAGGGATTAAGGAGGTACACTTAatataaaagcaaaggaaaaccaaaCCTCTTTACAAGCATATCATGCCAATTCAATTACGTTGAATGTTAAGTTTCAGATTAATTTACAAAAGTTGTGTCAGAACCATGATTTACATGAAAATCAACACAagttacatcttaaaaaaaaaaggaaagaaaaaatcaattcAGAAATAGTAAGCCAGGTAAGCATGCAAACTTCAGAGTACATAAAATATGCAATGACTAGTGCCCAAGTAGTTATGTCCTGCAGAAAAAGGGAATTTGATTTGAAGGTTCTGAACAGAAGCAAAGGAATTACAAGCTAAACCAGGAGACCAATCCCCTCATTTCATATATGATGCAGTGGACAGACCAACTGGCAAAGTTCACTCAGATAGGTGAAAGGCGTACACAGATCTAACTGCTGGCACTCCCTACTGACACACATTACTTGACCATACACACATCTAAaacacaagaagaaaatatttgaacacaCTAAGCCCAGTGATTTAACAAAACATTTCAAGACTAATACACATGTTGGCGGTGAAGTTGTTACAGCACAGCAGTGTATGACATGTATTTAAgagattaaatgaaaataaataatttctcaaagATTTTAATGCTCAGTTTTGATAAACACAATCAAGTTTTCATCCAGTTTTCTGATGTGTAGCAAAAATGtactgcagctttaaaaaaaaagttcattcttcagctttGTACACTTCTTATGGTCTATCTTCAAAACTGAACATTGGGTTTTCTAATCTGCttccatggcacgtggaagtttgcaagccaggggtcaaacccgagcatcatggcaacaacccaagctgctgcagtgacaatgctgaatccataacctgctgcactacaagggaactccagcactagGTATTTTTAACGTAAGCAATGTGATGTTCTATATACATTCTTAACACGTATTTTAGGAATAAACAAAATCCATGTTTTGGTAACTCATAGTGgatttagaaatgcaaatgctCTGTATCAAAATACACTTTttactgggaaaaataaataaaacagacaaatgggtctacacaaagtaaaatttaattttggtaGATTTGAGTGTAGGACAGTCCATGACAAGCATATTTGCCCTTACTTCCCCAGAGTTGCTCATCttccaagattttaaaaatgtttttaattgagaTCATGGTGACATTTGTCTCATTCCACATCTTCTCAGCCAAACTCTGAGGACATAAAATTTATCTGATTAATTTTTGGGAGCTTAGTCAGAAGCATCTGGAACACTAGTTGGTATAGTTTACTCTACACTTGCAGTAACTTCTGCTGCTGTCCACACACAGCAATTGCATTTGTCAGATGGTCTACACCCATCTCATATTCACCTTGAGCTACTAACCAAGCTATATTTCTCAGGGAAGAATTTCTGAACAGCTTCAGCATCTTTAAGATCAGGTAACTTGGAAAGTCCAACTCTCTCCTTAACaagcttttgtttatttcttcattctcttaCCTTGTTCTTGGAGTTGGGGTCATTACATCTCTTGCTGTCAACATAAATGCAGTGCCCAATGAAAAGTGCCCCATACAGGCCAACAGCAATGGCACTGTTCTAGGCCATAATCTTTGGTCCACCAAGGAGCAGCAGTGGCCAGTAGGAGAACTGAGAAGAAGCTGTTGACCATGAACCCGCCAAGCAGATTCTGCTGCTCAGGCCTGCTGCCTGCCATGAGGGAAATGGAAATCTGAGgaatttttaattacttgaaaAACACTATGTAAAATGGCAAGTCAAAAAATAGATAGCCGGGTtgcaaaattatacatatatacacatatacatatacgtatatacatatatatacacacacacacaagccacattgtatatttaatcttcataacctCCATGAAACATAACGATTTTATTCcaattactttttcaaaaaagtaaTTGGAATCTTGCTTGAATTCTCACAAAACATGACCACTATAAGCTGGTGTAAGTTTTTGTAAAAAAGAAGGGATATATTCAAATCCTTTCATTTGTAGAAAGTGCCAACAGAAGGTAAGACagtattatttattctctttcctgATCCTTAGGAACAATATGATGTTTGGAAGGACCAGCTGGTTATTCCTCGAGGGAAGAGACTTGGAACTAAGTCCAAATCATAATTAggtatttttctccttcttcaaaTAGTTTCATAGAGATGAAGGATAGGTGAtcacactgtggctcaatgggataaggataTGGCATGGCTGAAGCTATGGCATAGTCAGTGTTGcagcacagattcagtccctggcctgggaccttccatgtgtcATAAGTGCagccaaattaaaacaaataaataaataaaatgtttttaaaaaagaggttaaAAGGTTTCAGGTAACAAGTATACCTGAAATAAAATATCccagttttaaaacataattattctgAAGATATGATTTTCTCTCTCCAATGCCCAGTAAAAATgagatattcttttctttcaaagtacAAAGTagtatataattttgaaaacctTTTCTTGTTCTTAAGTCTAGAGATGAAAAATCAGGCTGCTCATTACTTATAGATCAGTGATTCTTAACCAGGAGTGATTTTGATCTTTGTGACATACTGGCAATATCTAATGATATACCTGGTGGTTGCCATAGGGAGGGTTATTACTGGCATCCAGTAGGTAGAGACCAGGAAACTGCTAAACACTCTACAAGGCACAGGGCAgcatcccctccccaaccccagcctgtATACATGCATACAACACATGATGCAAACACCAAAATATGATCTAGCTACAAATATCAATAATCCCAAGGATGAAAAACCTGCTATGGAGATACATCCTAAAGTCCCTTTGGCACAAGGTCAAATTAATTCCTTTTCTGTTGCTTCCAAAGCAGTTCCCATGTCTGCATTCATTCATGACAGTCTTGAGGACCCCTCACTCTCACCCTCAGCATCAGAGTGACTGCTAGAcaatctccatactgtcttcatCAGGTTCTATAGATGGTGTTAaagtgagagaggaagaagggggaaggagagagaaatcaaGAATTCTTTCCTATTTGTTTACACTCTTCCCCCTCTCACATTAATAGCTTGTAGAAGACATTTAGTTCTGCAGATTAAGTTGTTCCCATTCTCAACTGAGATCACTACTCAgtacaaaaatggaaaatattttcataaaggaGTGCTTAAAAGAAGTTGGCATTTCTTAACAATCTAAGAAAGGGCTAAATATAGGCATATAAAAGTATGCCTAATaccacttcctttttaaaaaaaattcctctttctcttatacATGGGTATAATAAATTTCTCTCAtgaggagaaacaaacaaacaagcttaCAGTCTCAAGAAAATATTCAATCCATTCCCCCCAAATAGACTGTAGTTCATCCAACCTGTGGTATAGGCATTGCTTCCCCTGTTTCTGAAGATGCTATGATGAAAAATGTCAGAGGCTTTAGGTTTTTATGTATGTGCATCCCTGGGAACCATATTCTTTAAGCTCCCAAGTAGTCACTGATCTTTGTGGGACAAGATGTCAAAAACAATATCACCTTGGGACTCGATTAAATTGCATAAGATACAAACAGAGTAGAAAATCATCCCCAGTAGGTTGTTATAATAGGGCATGAGTCCTTCCAGAGGCTGTACTGACTCATAACATTGTATGCTGAAGCCAAGCATCATTCTATGATGCAGGAATTATGTTGCAATTATGAAATACATGAATAAGTCAGATTAACTTTTTGAGTTTTGATTAAGTCTGTCCTTAATATTCCTTCCTGTGGACAAAAGGATGAGAAGTCATACCAGAGTTGTCCCAAATACCAAAAGGAGGTAAAAATCATGAACCTTTGCTCTGCAGAATGTTTTGACAAAAGTATGTTGCAATTGtgcaatatatttataattgaaataattCAGAATGTTATGGTAATCAGCACACCCTATCTCACCTGGAAGTGTCCTCAATTTAGAGCTGTAagtcacacaaaaaagaaatttctcataCATATccctttataataaaaatatatttctaagatAAACATTTCTGGTAAGATCATCTCTGTTTCTACAACCTTTGACCCAACTGATTATAGATGTTTCAGTGCTATAAGCTATAGTTCTCATgaaacagtgggaactcttgataGTTGTATGTGTTTAGACATACTATGATTTAAGAATCAAACAGAAGTTAATCTTTCCCAGTCAATTcccattattataaaatactttattagtgatctttttcagagttccttaACCTTGGTGCTATTGATATTTCATGTTTGTTATTCTACGGGGAGCTTCCTTGTGCCTGGTACCACAtatagcagcatctctggcttctGTCTAGGAGATGATCATATCGCCCTTACCGCTGGTCTCTCCTTGtgacaaattaaaaatgtttttagatatTGTCAAATGTCCCCTTGgtagaggaggggagggggtgcacATAATCTCCTGATGTTGAGAGACCCTGACTTATTTTCTTGAATCTGGaagattttcagtttcttctgttttgttttgcttttgttttatgtcttatttAGGACTACCCcggaggcatagggaagttcctgggttagaggtcaaatcagagctgcagatacaggcctacccctcagccacagaaatgagaggtccaagcttcatctgtaacGTAccctgcagcttgaggcaacttaggatccttaacccacagagtgaggccaggaattgaacacttatccctgtggatactagtcaggttcttaacacaatgagctacatcaggaactccctcatgttcTTCTGTTTAATGTGCTAATTAAATATCTATTCCTTTATCCCAAATGATATTATTATATAGATTAAACAATTTGTATTATCATTAAACAAGAGAAGCATGGTTTCTAAAGTCTTTATCCTTataatttcttcccatttttttttttgctcgtGTGAATCAGCATCTTTTCCCCATGATCTAAAATCTTATTTAGAGCTGAACTGCTCTTCCTATTTCTCCAaaagattcatttaaaattttttcaattcaatttttttaaaaaacctacttATTCTCCCAAgtacatattttctaaaaaatcacagaagcagagaaataTATATCTGAAAACTCTCAGGGCCTTTCTGGTCCCCTGCTACCAGGAGACATTCATTCAGGACACTGCCATGTAGGCCTCAGCTAAGTCAGGCCTCTTCTACACAGTTCTATAGAAAGATTAAACTTCCTGTTCTTGATACTCAATATTTACATAGGCTCAAAATtcccccaaaattatttttctcaagaaaaatcactgaaccttgggagttcctgttatggctcagtggttattaaatctgactaggaaccatgaggttgcaggttccaaccctggcctttctcagtgggttaagtatctggcgttgctgtgagctgtggtgtaggttgcagacatggctcagatcctgtgttgctgtggctctggtgtaggccagcggctacagctctgattagacccctagcctgggaacttccatatgccataggagcagccctagaaattcaaaaagacaaaaaataaaaataaaaataaagactgaatCTAAGCTATCTCTTAGATAACTTACATTGTAAAAATATCCATATTTTCTCATACCTTGAGACAGCCCTAATGGTAAGGCTCGCTTGCTGGCTGATTCTCTTGGAGGCTCTGTAATATTAGTATGTGAGTCTGACCCAAGCCCTTTTCAAATGACTGCTTCTGCCCACTTCCCATAGCTGTCTTCTGGCTCCTTCAAAATCAGCTCTATGTGCCCTCAAAGCCAATTAATTTTGGGTGCTCATCTTCATAGTGCAGGATTACTTGGCTAAGGATCtaaatgtggggctcagaacctTATCATTTATAGAGAAGCCCTGCTATTGTAAGTAATCTGCTTTTTGTGGTTCCCGCACTTCATAGTATGTGTCTTGTCTCTATAGTGTCCTGCTACCTGTTTTGTATTAGTTCCTCATTTATACTTCTGTTGTACAGGAACATTTTTTGCTAGACTTCAGGTCATTCTTCTCAGTAGATGCTCTGTATTTTGGTGTCCCTATGGGAAgaagtgagctcagggtctttctactctgccatatAGGGCACCACTTCCTATATATCTGCCTTTTTATCCAAACCATAATGCTGAGATCCCCATAGTTTTGATTATTGGTCTTTCTGTCCGTATATGCATTGATGACACAACTGTTAAAATAATCTAGCCTTATTTAAGGATGTGAAATCTGCTATTGGAAGTCCTCTGGAATCCTGCTTCTACTGAGGTTTTCTCCAGACTGTTCTCAATCATTTGCAtttccacatatattttaatactaaCTTGAGTGGAATTCTAATTGTTATTGCATTAAATATATGGGGCAATTTAGACACAAATGACTTGatcatatttatttcttccaGCCAATGGTATTTTGCTGCATGCCTGTCTTCTTTAGGAATTCAGTAATGTTTCCGTAGGTCCTAACAATGAAGTCACACAAGTTGTTCCCTAagaattttacagattttttcctatgtaattaattatttaatattgtgTTTTTACCTGCTTTATGCTAGTATTAtacaaaaattgtatttttgtgtgCTGACCTTATATCTACCAACATTGCAAAATCACATTTCTCATGTGAGAAATCCTTGGAagttattttggatttttaattaGTACATTTATACCACTGGAaaacagttatatatatatttcttccttgttaaggccacacctgcagcatattgaagtgtcccaggctaggggtcaaatcagagctgtggctgaggGCCTACATGAAAGCCACAGAAAGACTGGATCCaagctggctccttaacccactgagtgaggctagggatcaaactcacatcctcctggagacaatgttgggttcttaacacactgagccacaatggaaatggtGCGAAGAGGTACACTTTTGTTTCTGTATTCCTATGCTTATAAATGTTCACATATCATAATTTAACAGAAATCTAAGGTGCCACCATCACAGAGGAGAGATAGTTAAAGCATTGTTAAGGAGttatttttgatatattattCATTGCTGTATAAGTGCTCAGGACAAAGAACAGTAGGGGCCATCTTCTATGTGTCAGTATACCAGTGTGATGGGCACTAGTGTTTAAATGTTGCAtaacacacataaaatatttatgcaaatcaaaactaccatgagataccacctcacaccagtcagaatggccatcattaataagtccagaaataacaagtgctggagggggtgtggagaaaagagaaccctcctgcactgctcgtgggaatggaaactggtacagccactatggagaacagtttggagatacctgaga from Phacochoerus africanus isolate WHEZ1 chromosome 12, ROS_Pafr_v1, whole genome shotgun sequence includes these protein-coding regions:
- the LOC125112890 gene encoding olfactory receptor 5L1-like, with the translated sequence MGKENCNLVTEFILLGFSDVPALRVFLFLVFFVIYRVTVLGNLGMIGFIWVNLQLHTPMYYFLSHLSYVDFCYSTIIVPQILANIINEDKSISFMRWVVQFYLFCACVVTEVILLATMAYDCFVAISNPMLYMATISQNVCVELVSYCYLCGTVCYLLHVCLALKIPSYRSNVINNFFCDLPPLLSLACSDVTTNQLVLYIVALFTEIISRVIILTSFLFILIIIMRMCSSAGRSKAFSTCASHLTVIIVFHGTILFIYCWPHSANKSMAMDKVTTVFYTVVIPMLNPLIYSPRNKDVKEALRKVVNSKKFSKRIFS